A window of Chrysoperla carnea chromosome 3, inChrCarn1.1, whole genome shotgun sequence genomic DNA:
TTATAATAGATACTAAAGAGAAAAAATGATAcgcatattttttcaattttgctgCGAAAAACACAGCATCTGGAGTGAATGAAGTTTGAGATATATCTTCACGTTTCAGTCCAGCGAGTATCCAGAACCTAGCTTTAATACTCGATATCAAACAGTAAATGCTCGAGCAAGCAAAAAATTCTTATTACACCTCGTACGTTTGTTTTATAGTAGAATATATTCCAGCTTGCcttatcaacaaaaatatattctggTTGCTGATGAGTTTTGCATCTCAAGAAATGTGCTTCTGTCTTATAAAATAGTACGGCTGAATGAGATATTATAGGATAAGACTGTTCTAGGAAATTCTTTAGACCACAAAATAAATACGACAAAAGCCACGTTATGCAAAGTTTATGCATTAACAAAATTATCCATATTTCTACCTCCAATGAAGACTTTGAGACTGTTCATAATTAACATAACGCGGAAACAAGATATGCCTACTAAGTTCTTATTTTTGTCTTAGGTTTCAAATACCTATGACAAAGTTAAGTAAATGGGAGGGAGGTTAAGAAAAATCGTAAAGTGCTGTTTATACGACCCcttttatgttttaaagaatataaaaagttaCATTGTGAAACAATTAAGtttcgataataataattatttatatagctAGAATAAATATAGTGACAGTATAATAAGATAAaagttagtaaaaaatataatctttacCCTCAGAATTTTCACTCTCTTGAATTTCTTGTAAATgttgtattaaaaattcagaaaatgcTCCTTTCTTGTCCAAAAGGAATTGATAAGTACCAATTTCACTAATTCGACCGtcttttaatacaataatttgatCACAGTGTGGTAAATAAGTAATACCATGTGTAACCAACACTCtagttttatgttttaacaTTCCAGTTGGTCcaataactttttcaaatatatgtttACCTACATGACTGTCCACTGCACTTAACGGATCATCAAAGAAATATACATCGGCGTCATTGTATACAGCTCGAGCTAAATTTACCCGTTGTTTTTGACCACCAGATAAATTAATACCTTTTTCACCGATTTCAGTAGAATCACCACCCGGTAACATTTTAATATCAGGCACTAATGCACATGCATCAACCACTTTATCATAAACTGATTGTACAAATGGTTTaccgaataaaatattatcacgGAGTGTTGCATTTTGTATCCACGCTTGTTGTGAGACGTATGCAATGCTGCCAATTGTATTTACACGACCTGATACTTTATCCATTTCACCCAAAAATGCACTCACTAAACTACTTTTACCCGCACCAACTGAACCAACCACtgcatttaatgaatttttttctaattttaagttgatgttttcgagaatgttttcTTCACCCCAACTGAAGTatccattttcaattattaatggACAACCTATTAAATAAAACCAAGACAtagaatacatttaaaatattactaacaTGTATTAagttttttggcaaaaataggGGGCGCAAATTTTTATGTCGACATGTAAACATAGAATATgaggtatttttattcaattttgcaatttatttggACTAGTTTTTGAATACAGCATCAATCAAATGGCCAAAACAAATTATGCTCTTTTTGCTGCGTTTTGACCCAAAGTCACTTTTTTTGGCATGCAATGGTTTTTCATGAATCTCGTGTGGATTCTCCGTTCCCCAAATATGTCAATTTTGCTTATTAACGCTGCCAAAGTGTGAAATGGGCGACGCCGGCTAtcaaaatttacttcaaaaaatcaGATTCAGTGTCAACCATTCAGGCGACTGCTGGGTGGTTTTGGTCGTTTATGAACAACAAAATTTGACACCAAATGACGAATAATGTTGTCAAGCGATGCCTGTTGGCCGCGATATTTTCGAAGATAGGCACGTTGAGTTAACACGTAGCGTCGCTATTTCGGTGTGAAGCGTTTCATGGTTACAATTGTACTGAATTGACGTTTCAAAAACATGTCTAATCAACTCAATCGATAGGCAAATGTCAAAGTTATTCAATGTTTACATACCGACATAAAAAATAACGCACCCTGTATAATACACTTACTTTCTTTTGGATCATGGGAAACATTTTCTGGATCTAATTCATCAGCATTCATGAATTTGTTGATTCGTTTGACTGAAACACCTGCCTGTACGATATTGGATATCATCATGGGTAACATACTCAAAGGAAATCGTAGAATATTAAATAACGACAATGAAACAAAAGCTGTTTTTGAgtctaaaatattgttttcatctACCAATACAAAGGTAGCGAATGTGACCAATGAAACctgaaaatttcacaaaattataaattaagaatttttagaaGTAGATTTTCTTGCACAAATTTGACATGGTTTTCGGTAAGAcctgttatttacaaaaaagctgaatcaaattttaatgaatatttccaTTAAGGAAGTCCCATTCAACGAAGACTTAAAAGGCTTACAAGCATAAATGCATCGGACTCAAGCGATGTAGATGTTGTTCAAAATCGTACAGCCAATATCGTCATTGTGATATTTGAAAGAGACTGATCTATTTCTAGCTATTACTTGATTTTTTTGGCTGTTTAGAAGCAGTAAGAAAAATCAATGGATTGATCAAGTCAGTAGTTAATAGATTTCAAATAAATAgattggcaaaaaaaaaaaattaaaacagaagACGATTTGCTTGGTTGTGATAACTTTACTTTCTTATGACTTTGGTTTTGAAAGTGTGTAATGATGATGCAGATGCGCTGACGCTATTATGTTACCTACAGAAGCCATTAAAACGAAAGATACAATTCCAGAGACGCCTCAGATTGTataagttgttaaaaaaaattgatattttacgagaacattaaaaaagaaatttttgagaaaaatattagaTGTGCTATAATGACATGTTATTGATAAGATATAAAGCGTAGAAACTAATATAAACTTACCAAAAACGGCGCACATGACCAAATAAATGATGTACCAGCATTTAAGTAAGCAGCCTCTTTAAGTACCTTAACCTCTTTATTACGTATTTTAAGTACTTGTTGTTCAAAACTTGGCTCCCACgcatacaattttaaaactttaataccACTAAGTACTTCGTTCATTAATTTTACTCGTTCATCTTTATTCttcatttgtttaatttgtaaAGTCTTTActttatttgcaataaatccaTTAACTGGGATTAAAATAATCATGACAGCTAAACCTGCTAAAACTGATGGTCCTAATATACCCCAAAGAAAATAAAGGCAAAGAATAATTTGCAATGGTGCTGACCATAATAAATTTAGATATGCTGTTAAATCCATAAAACGTTGAGCATCGACAGCCATTAAATTGACGATTTCACCAACGGTTGTATCTTTACgtgatttatttgacattactaAAGCTTTACGAAATATTGCTGAAATTAATGCGGTTCGAATTCTTAAACCTACTATAAACATTCGATGAAAGTATTgtgataaaattaatgtttgtagCATAGCagttaataacattaaaatcgaaaagaaatatccTTTCCATAAGGGTTCACTTGgatcttcaataaattttattaatactctgcaataaaatatttcaaattaaaaaaaagaaacctcttaagcaatatttttaacttacttTAAGAGTTGTGGACTGGCAAATGTAAGAACatcttgaattaattttaataatgatccAAGAACGAATGTTGGACCAAAAGCTTTACATAAAGCGGGTAGAATTGAtgcaattttcttattttgactTGGAGAAATATCTACATTATTTGAACCAGTTCTAAATTTTGCATTTGATGGAATcctatgaaatattaaaaattgattaaaaaaatattcacatcaattgtcaaatttaaaaataaatcttacttttgattttttcgtaaagttcTTTGCCAATAGTAATCAAAAGCTGGCACGACTGTTTGTGCCTGATCTTCTGGTTTCATTGACCACAAGTCTTTTGTTTCTAATGGTTTTCTAAATCCTTTCCACGCTAACGGATCAAACCaagcatataatatttttgataagaaactgCTTTTGATTTCTGGACAtggtttctataaaataaattatgaatttaggTTTTATGTATAAATCAATAATTAGATTTTTTCTTGGATTTTGGTAAGCTTTGTTAAGCATAGGACGCTAGTTGAGTATTTAGACAATGAAAGggtgaaaaatttacataacaTTTAATTCTCAAAGTTATATCATAGTTTGAAAATCATGAATATTTAACTCGATGTAAGACACAGACATCAGTACACTTTTGATCTAAAATAATCTTACAttcaaatacatacaaaaaaaaaaggtttaactTTTAACACGAGTGCAAGGTGCTGGATTTCACTGTTCTCATTTACCCGTTCCTCTTTTCCTTCAACTTTTTACCCCCTCCCGGACCATATTTGTATACGGATGGGTCATGCCTAGAATAAACGAATCGATTCGTCTTGGTCAATATGCGACGGTTTTTCAAAAAGGAATCTGTGTCATGCTTCAACAGATCTGTAACATGAAAAGTTACAGCGAGGCACATTTCTGGAACTGTCTATGGAACTGAATTGCCTGGAACTGAATTACACACAGTTAGACTGATCTGAATACCAGGCCACTCTGGCATTAAAGGGAATAAAGCAGTATACTCATTGGCACGGGAGCGGTCGTCTCAAACGTCCTTTTCAGCTGAGCCTTCGTAATATACTGAAACAAAGAAAGGCTACAATGGCCCATCTTGATGGCTGGAACTTTTGCGCAGGACATGCGACATGCCAAACTCTGTATAACCACAGCTAGGCTATTTGACTGTGCTTGTCTGAGCCTGTATGAAAGACGGTGAAACCTCtgtacatgttatttgcacctgcttgcatacatgttatttgcacttTTCGATTACACTTTATATATAAAGTACATACCTCATCTTTAGCATATTCTGAAAATTTCGGTTCTTTATCTGCCCAACAATTCAAGAGCAGGATAATTAATATCACTGgatattgtattaaataactaattgttataaaatcttTATCAGTTTTAATATTCTGGATTTCAGATCGGAATTGTACTATTCCAAATATCGCAAGTAAAaaccaatataaaaataagagaCCTGATGTACGAAGACCACGaactttattgaaatataacaaACATAGAGCAAGCAActgtaaaagaaattaaatcaattaaaaataatgaagttcTGATAAATTATTACCGTTTTCTTTTTCTACTTACATATGTAAAAAGTCTGCATGTCGGTGCAAAAATATCGTTTGGAGCACCATAATCTAAGccattaaatacaattaaagctatttcaaaaaaatttaatcctattaaaactaatattaaaagtgattttaaCAAGTTCAAAAAGTTCCACGGAATGTATTTCGTTTTACTTgtacacatataatatatgtCGAATACTGAACATATCCATAGAAAGGCATTCGGTACCCAAATTAATAcggttttttgaaaacattctgTTAGATCTGGATTTGTTGTGTTCCATGTTAAAGTTTCATTctgaaataaatacataatatattataaaacggAATTTTAACTCTAATTTTGGAtcgttttcgaaattaatttaacGTATATGGCGAACTATAATCTCGCCATTTGTCAGTGAATTATTCGAACTTAATACAAATCTtaagtaaaaagaaatgtttgtGTATAGGTAGACACATTGATATGAATGtgttggtaaaaataaatatgtatatgttataaaaactttcaactaaaataaaattaaattttcacattcATTTGCAGGAAATACAAAAGTCAGAAAATTGTTTCCTTTGAAATgtgttcattaaataaaaatctatcagtatttaaaatatgatgaaaaactgatacaatttatttcttAGTTTCGAGTGTGTGAACGCTTAACCCATACCTACAAAAGATATCTATACCTAGATTCATTATTTTCAGATATAATTATGTAATGAAAATAGCATCATAGAGTTTTAAAAGCAATCTATTTGCTTCTTGTCTCTTGGCatacatgtttttaaattttttctcgtaTCATTGTAAGCTATATTTAACGACAATATGATCACAGGGCaaagacaaaattaatttataaaaaaataatgcatgcACTGACAttaaacactttctatacagagtatttcaacaattaactcagtcaaatgtttgttttcatttgttatttagAATAATACCTATTTCCAAATGTTTTCTTGAtcaagagtttaaaaaaccaacaaaattatggCGATCTTTCGtctattttctagaactttttcttgtttttcgaaaatgtttcgaCTCCCtatctttaatagttttggaaaaaatggacaccaaagttttgtcctaatttgagtcctcacgggtaaacacggataaacagtgatgtttacgaaaaaatgtttcaaacaaaagttgtttatttttatataaggaacattttttacatttaaacttttattctatctttaacgattcatataccaaaatttagccCGTAGCATCAAAATTCTTAAGCTTtaccaacttgggactaaacttagtataccttttttatatttaaacttttgttctatatcttaCGTTTTacaaatgggtcctacgggtcCATACGatctcaacctcactttttacgtcctgggcacgctatacaaatttcagcttgatatattttttcgtttttgagttatcgtgatcacagacggGTAGggagacaaccggaaatggactaattaagtgattttatgaacacatatcccaaaattttgtttgtagcaccAATATTTccaagcgttgcaaacttgggactaaacttagtataccttgatatatacatttcaaatataCGGAGTATAAAACTTTGCCATTTTTTAGGgaaattcttgatttttttgaaagcgGTGCCTTTATTCTTCGGAGAGGAGAgtttaacgaaaaataataaatttttatttagttaaatggTAGAGTTCGTTTTTCCACGGCTTATTTTTCTACGTTAATTATTAGACTGTTAATATAATAGGCTTCTTAAAGAATGAACATCAGCTATGCTCATTACACTTCGAGAGGTCATTAGGTCACTTTGACTAAACCGTTAGAAACGTACACAAATCTGTATACATACAAATTGTGTAAGTTGTTATCCGGATtcgattgatatttttttctgatCAAACCGTGGATATCTCTCCCTTATTAATTATGGGAAGTCGCACCCCGCTACTCGATATCTTATGATGAAATAAAACCTCTATTTACGAAGATGTATCAACTACAGTTTTACGCGTGTATCCTGTTTCCggtcaattttgtatttttctacgatttttgtttataaagatattattgTGGATAATTCTGGATGCACCAAATCAGtgtattattcttaatttttgaaaattctgattaatatttctaaaatagaaTTTGacctaattaattcataaaaagttttatgCCGACAAATACATACTGTACCTATCCTTTTTGACGAAATAATagtgaaataaatttagtaatCTCCAAGTTCGATGTTATGATGTTATTATTAACcggttttagataaaaataaatgagtaTGGTATCAATTCTTACTGATTACAAGCAATTAAGAAATAACATAcatggttataaaaaaaaccaataaagaTTGTTAATTACTTCATTATATAAATAccatataattaaacaataattatatttgtataaaaaaaattcgttaaattaatactgttataaataaaaatggtaaatatttacccaaaattgtGAACCACAAAAACTATCAAGCGGATGTGAATTTTCGTTCTCCATTTCAATTGAACATTCATTCGCTTTTGGCTTCGGTACTCACTTgaagaattgtttttatatccaAAAAGCAGGTagctgaaaaaaaatacacacttCAGAGAGAAATAACCTTGACTGATTTGATTTCACATTGTGCAATATTTTACTAAAGCCGTTCTTGGAACTTTGTGTTTTTTAGCTTTAATACAAATTATGGTTGATAATacgttaacaaaaatttattacaaaatttttttatttaaaaaaaaaaattaaaattattgatttaaatatttttaatatatatataaaatttaattttaaaaataaacgttACTTTTTcttacttgatttttttaattaaatttaattcgttaaaattttttgtatcatttaaatatggtaaaaattattatttaaataaatctacaGAATTAAAAATATCGTCCTCTCCATTTAGTTTGCCTGCACTGCAGTAGTTCATAACAAAAACGAATTTTCCCAGACTGAtacataaatagttttattacttGACACAACACTAGACACCATTCGTACGGTTAGCTGTGTGAGTGTAGTAATGAAATGTTTAGTGATCTGAAGGTGTCTATTTATGCTAgtggaatattattattttatttgacaaacaatttaaaaactattttatatttgtgatttaaaataattaattaaagttattttggcTAAAATGGCAAAAAGGGTGACTTTAGATGTGGATTCATCAatcatcgaaaaaaatttgttatttacggtattatatttttttcctgcaataaaatatctatttacacGCTAACGTTAtcgttatattaaaattattgtttgcatTGATTTTTAAAGACTCAAGGTTGCCACCTCAAAGTTGCGCGAAATTAAGAGATAAACCAGAAAGTCGAAagatagtgaaattaatctaattaaacCACCGAATTATATATTTGATGTTTTGTGTACaaagtttttctataattaaatatttaaataaatatgcatttcaagtaatttaaacttgaatatgaaacaaataaaaaaaaaatatatgatgatATTGGGTAGGACCAAATTAGCGATAAAATGATAGACGTTCTGCTACACGAGCGTCGATCTAATCGTACGTTTTTCCGTCTATATGAAGACTTATTTAACACAATGTATTGTTAGAACGCAGATTGTAAATGTGCGTCAGTTTGGACATAAGCCTTATTAAGCATACATCGTTGAAATCAACGTGCAATGAAATTCACGTTCGTTATTTAAGGTTTGAACATAAATTCATACAGTTCAGTGGACAGTTCTGTCCATCGCGTGTTGCTGGACGAGCATCGAGCGACATGCGATTAATAACAATTGCCCACTGCATGCATTCACTATAATACAAAGTGGCGAGCGACAGGCGAATAACAATTAAACTGTATAAGATTATcattattgattgaaaaatctATGTTTCAATCATAATTTCATGAAGTTTTTTGTAAGGACACGCGATTAGCAATCTGTCCACTGAACTATACGAAGTTATGATTGAACCATGGGTTTTTTATCATTAGTCACCATTTCTTTCTATTCAGTTGCTAATCGCGTGTATATCGCCGCCCATCACTTGCCATAATATATTGTAGCCGCACCTCTAGATAATTACTATTAAGACTGACAATTTTTTGGGACTTTtctaccaaaataaaaattgatttaaaatttaattattaaaaatttattttgaaaaatgtgatAGTCAATATATGTCGTAAAATTAATGGGTGCAATCTAAAATTCAAAGCAAATGTTCGAAATAACCATATAATATCGAACCGAATTTATGCGATTATTCGAACACTTACGAAAACTCCatccagaaaataaaattttttaggatATTCCGCTTACCCATGACAAGATCTCCAAGGCaacataaacaataattatagtgtgagattaatatttaataagttatttaaaCGTTAGCTTGTAAATAGTTGGTTGTTTTTATCTGAAGTTAGTTGTAGTTGATAATAAATGTTAGTTATTTTTGCTTTGAAAATTATAGGAACAAGATAGTTGCGAATTAGATTCACTTTTTCCAAAGCAAGaagaaaatgcaattttaactAAACCTTTGCCTGGTGAgtatttttttactatcaatAAATGACTCattatattaaatgattttatgtaattgtaataattgtattataattacttgaaataattccattttggtatgttaaaaaacacctatttttttaacctatcatttacaaaaaataattttgttataattatgttAAATGTAATTATTCAATCTTATTGacgaaatatttgttttaatcaatatttttagtacTAATTCAATAAGATTATGTAGTattctaattataaattaatttttttacaattcgtAACTGAGTAAGAGGGGGCATTTATAAGACAGACGTATTAATTTTCGTGTCGacggaaaatttatttttgtctgtCAAATTAGTTGACTGTCAAATTAGTTG
This region includes:
- the LOC123296742 gene encoding multidrug resistance-associated protein 1 isoform X2 — translated: MENENSHPLDSFCGSQFWNETLTWNTTNPDLTECFQKTVLIWVPNAFLWICSVFDIYYMCTSKTKYIPWNFLNLLKSLLILVLIGLNFFEIALIVFNGLDYGAPNDIFAPTCRLFTYLLALCLLYFNKVRGLRTSGLLFLYWFLLAIFGIVQFRSEIQNIKTDKDFITISYLIQYPVILIILLLNCWADKEPKFSEYAKDEKPCPEIKSSFLSKILYAWFDPLAWKGFRKPLETKDLWSMKPEDQAQTVVPAFDYYWQRTLRKNQKIPSNAKFRTGSNNVDISPSQNKKIASILPALCKAFGPTFVLGSLLKLIQDVLTFASPQLLKVLIKFIEDPSEPLWKGYFFSILMLLTAMLQTLILSQYFHRMFIVGLRIRTALISAIFRKALVMSNKSRKDTTVGEIVNLMAVDAQRFMDLTAYLNLLWSAPLQIILCLYFLWGILGPSVLAGLAVMIILIPVNGFIANKVKTLQIKQMKNKDERVKLMNEVLSGIKVLKLYAWEPSFEQQVLKIRNKEVKVLKEAAYLNAGTSFIWSCAPFLVSLVTFATFVLVDENNILDSKTAFVSLSLFNILRFPLSMLPMMISNIVQAGVSVKRINKFMNADELDPENVSHDPKESCPLIIENGYFSWGEENILENINLKLEKNSLNAVVGSVGAGKSSLVSAFLGEMDKVSGRVNTIGSIAYVSQQAWIQNATLRDNILFGKPFVQSVYDKVVDACALVPDIKMLPGGDSTEIGEKGINLSGGQKQRVNLARAVYNDADVYFFDDPLSAVDSHVGKHIFEKVIGPTGMLKHKTRVLVTHGITYLPHCDQIIVLKDGRISEIGTYQFLLDKKGAFSEFLIQHLQEIQESENSEELDEIKNTLGSTVAAELVQRQRSRISESVSESGSIEKQNGSLKRQRSVDSGSGEKSIVSLRKSSQKKDFVPVIGEKLIETEKAETGSVKWKVYSHYLLSIGLFLCISTIFMNMVFQAFSIGSNFWLSVWSDDEEHSQERKGLYLGVYGALGVGQVISLFISQILLSLGTIYAAKGMHDSLLNHVLRWPMLQFDSTPQGRVLNRFSADVNTIDNLLPMNLRSCLLTLFGVVATLFVISYSTPIFMTVIIPIGLFYYFVQRFYVATSRQLKRLESVSRSPIYSHFGESVSGTHIIRAYGVQNRFISESEHRVDLNQVCYYPSIVANRWLAVRLEMVGNLIIFFAALFAVLNRDTVNSGTVGLSISYALQITQTLNWLVRMTSDVETNIVAVERIKEYGETQQEAAWEIAETNPPASWPQKGEVEFKDYSVRYRPGLEFVLKNLSFTVKGGEKVGIVGRTGAGKSTLTLSLFRILEASEGSIIIDNVNISVLGLHALRSRLTIIPQDPVLFSGTLRLNLDPFDKYSDADLWRALEHAHLKTFCEGLTAGLNHEVSEGGENLSVGQRQLICLARALLRKTKVLILDEATAAVDLETDDLIQRTIRTEFADCTVLTIAHRLNTIMDSDRVLVLDKGGIVEYDSPQVLLQSKTTIFYGMAKDANLV
- the LOC123296742 gene encoding multidrug resistance-associated protein 1 isoform X4; this encodes MENENSHPLDSFCGSQFWNETLTWNTTNPDLTECFQKTVLIWVPNAFLWICSVFDIYYMCTSKTKYIPWNFLNLLKSLLILVLIGLNFFEIALIVFNGLDYGAPNDIFAPTCRLFTYLLALCLLYFNKVRGLRTSGLLFLYWFLLAIFGIVQFRSEIQNIKTDKDFITISYLIQYPVILIILLLNCWADKEPKFSEYAKDEKPCPEIKSSFLSKILYAWFDPLAWKGFRKPLETKDLWSMKPEDQAQTVVPAFDYYWQRTLRKNQKIPSNAKFRTGSNNVDISPSQNKKIASILPALCKAFGPTFVLGSLLKLIQDVLTFASPQLLKVLIKFIEDPSEPLWKGYFFSILMLLTAMLQTLILSQYFHRMFIVGLRIRTALISAIFRKALVMSNKSRKDTTVGEIVNLMAVDAQRFMDLTAYLNLLWSAPLQIILCLYFLWGILGPSVLAGLAVMIILIPVNGFIANKVKTLQIKQMKNKDERVKLMNEVLSGIKVLKLYAWEPSFEQQVLKIRNKEVKVLKEAAYLNAGTSFIWSCAPFLVSLVTFATFVLVDENNILDSKTAFVSLSLFNILRFPLSMLPMMISNIVQAGVSVKRINKFMNADELDPENVSHDPKESCPLIIENGYFSWGEENILENINLKLEKNSLNAVVGSVGAGKSSLVSAFLGEMDKVSGRVNTIGSIAYVSQQAWIQNATLRDNILFGKPFVQSVYDKVVDACALVPDIKMLPGGDSTEIGEKGINLSGGQKQRVNLARAVYNDADVYFFDDPLSAVDSHVGKHIFEKVIGPTGMLKHKTRVLVTHGITYLPHCDQIIVLKDGRISEIGTYQFLLDKKGAFSEFLIQHLQEIQESENSEELDEIKNTLGSTVAAELVQRQRSRISESVSESGSIEKQNGSLKRQRSVDSGSGEKSIVSLRKSSQKKDFVPVIGEKLIETEKAETGSVKWKVYSHYLLSIGLFLCISTIFMNMVFQAFSIGSNFWLSVWSDDEEHSQERKGLYLGVYGALGVGQVCAVITAVICLAIGALGASEKMHNHLLGIVLRNPMSFFDTTPVGRVLVRFSHDVDVMDTTMPQVLRQWLFTVFRVVATLFVISYSTPIFMTVIIPIGLFYYFVQRFYVATSRQLKRLESVSRSPIYSHFGESVSGTHIIRAYGVQNRFISESEHRVDLNQVCYYPSIVANRWLAVRLEMVGNLIIFFAALFAVLNRDTVNSGTVGLSISYALQITQTLNWLVRMTSDVETNIVAVERIKEYGETQQEAAWEIAETNPPASWPQKGEVEFKDYSVRYRPGLEFVLKNLSFTVKGGEKVGIVGRTGAGKSTLTLSLFRILEASEGSIIIDNVNISVLGLHALRSRLTIIPQDPVLFSGTLRLNLDPFDKYSDADLWRALEHAHLKTFCEGLTAGLNHEVSEGGENLSVGQRQLICLARALLRKTKVLILDEATAAVDLETDDLIQRTIRTEFADCTVLTIAHRLNTIMDSDRVLVLDKGGIVEYDSPQVLLQSKTTIFYGMAKDANLV